The Treponema sp. J25 DNA segment TACTCCTTCAGCAAGTGCAGAGTCTTGAAACCCTGCGCTTCTCCGACGTGGCCGAGCAGGGTTATGATACCTCTTGTGGCCTTTCAGTCCTTTCGGACCTGGTGTCCCGCTACTGGAACTATTCCCTTTCAGAAGAAACTCTCGTATTTGAATGGCTTAGTATGAGGCCATCCTCGGAGCAGCCCCATACAAGCGACACCGGAAGAAACGAAGAGGACTACACCATCTCCTTTAAGGATATGCAGGATCTTTTGGCCCGCCATGGTTTTGTATCCAGGGGCTTTCGTTTTAGTTATGACCAGCTTGTAAAGGCCGCTCGGTCTTACGCTCCGCTCATTCTCCATTTTGCAGACCAGGAGGGACACTTTGTGCTCTGCCTTGCGGCAGAGGAGGACCTCCTCGTGATTGCCGATCCCGCAGAGGGGGTGTATTGGCTTAGCCGGGACGCTCTCCTTTCCCGGTGGCAGGGCTATGCTCTTTTGGTCCAGCATCCCACGCTTCTTAAAAACCAACCCGCCCTTGAAAGAACAGTACAGGAAGCCCATTCACGGGAAGAAAGTTTACAATTCCTTTCGAGGATCCATCGAGGAGGATACCGATGAATCAGAGAACTTTCACAAGGCTTCTCGCCACCTATCGGGTTTTTCTTGGTATGATATGGCTATTACGTCTAGCCCCTTCCCTCGAAAGCCAGGAAGCACCCCACAACCGTCTGGCGGTTCAAGAAAAGCGACCCTGGCAAAGTACCCTGGGCGCAGGACTTACAGTGCTTCCCATCATGCAGGGAGATACCCAGGCGATACTTTGTCTTGAATCCTCGGCAGATCTCCTGCTCAACCAGCGTTGGTACTTATCCCTTGGCTTTCCTCTCTATCTCCGCCTGCCCCTTACTACCACTGATATGGTTTCTCCTGTCATTGTTCAGGGAGATGCAAACATAGAAGCTACCTGGATAGGTCATACGAACCGGGGAGAGCATCGTCTTGGAACAAGCTGGACTTTCCCTACGGGGGTAAACGAAGGGGTCGCAGCCCAAGACGATACCATTCAGACCGGAGGCCTCCTTCACTACGTGGACATTTTTTGGCAGTATACCCGCTACACCGATCCGATAAGCCTTACGCTGGGACTCCGTCTTGGAACAAGCCTCCCGGGAAGCCGTGAGGGAACTCCCTACTGGGAACCTTTCTCTGTTGGACTTACTACGGGCCTCATGATGTTGATAAACCGGTCGGTTGCCCTGCAGACTCGCCTGATCCAGGGACTTGCTCTTCCACCCCGCTCAGGGGACCAGTGGCTTTCTACAACTATGAACTACGACGCTCGCCTGAGTGGTGGCCTGTGGTACACTGACCAGGAACATACCCTTTCCCTGGACCTAAGTCACAATATGGCACAGCCCCTCGAAGGTCTGACGATTTCTTTCCGGTATTCTTATACGGTAAAACCTAAGGAGCCGTAAAAATTCTATGGGGTTCTTTCTTTAAAACTTTAAATTCAAGAATATTTTAAAGTGAAACTGGTAAGTAAACAGACATGATACCCCCCTGGGCCTACCCCGATCCAACGGATAGGGATGATAAAAAATGATACTAAAATCTACCTGCCGCATCTTACGGATACCATTATATAAATACAGAGTGACGCGGGACTTGAAATATATTCTCAAAGCTTAGAAGTAAGAGTAGATAATAGTAAATTTACCGTAAGGGTTCGTTGCTCAAAAATTCATCGAAAGAAAAACGGTTTATTAAGTATCCTAACAAAATAAGCGGGATTTGGCCCGAAACAATGACCGCAAAGGAAACGGCTATCTGCTCCAGTATTTCTAATTGCCCCCGTTATGTTCCGCCTTAGTTTACATTTTTCAATTAACTCCTTGACAAAAAACCGGTTTCCGGCCTAACACTATACGGAAGATGAACAGTCCATCACAGTTACTCGAAAGACGTTTTGCCTTAACAAAGGAGGTCCCATGCAATTTGGCTACTTTGATGATGAACACAAGGAATACGTGATTACCCGTCCCGACACCCCCACATCCTGGAGCAATTATCTGGGAGATACGACCTTTGGAGCGGTCATCACGAACAACGCCGGGGGCTATGGGTTTTACCGATCCGGCGCCCGGGGAAGATACTTACGGCTCCGTTTCAACAGCATTCCCATGGACCAACCGGGGCGATACTTCTATATTCGTGACCGGGACACCGGCGATTACTGGAGTGCCAGCTGGCAACCGGTTGGCAAACCTTTAAGCGAGTATCAATCCACCTGTCGCCATGGGACTGCCTATACTACCATCGAAAGTGTCTATAAGGGGATCCGCTCAGAATCCCTCTATTTTATTCCCCTGGGACAGACCTTTGAATACTGGCGTCTTACCCTGAAAAACGAGGGTCCTACCCCCCGACGACTTTCGGTGTTCACCTACTGTGAATTTACCAACCAGTGGATTACTGAACAGGACCAGGTGAACCTGCAATATTCCCTCTTCATCGTTAAAGGACAACGGGAAGGGGCCTTTCTTCGTATTTCAATCCACGACAACCTGAACGAGCAACATCCGGATAACCCCGGCGATGCGGGGATGAATGCCTGGATGACCCTGGTGGGGGCTCCTCTTGCGGGCTTTGATACGAGCCGGGAATCCTTTATCGGCACCTACGGTTCATACCAGCGTCCTGCGGCCCTGGAACGGGGTTCCTGCGGGAATTCAGAGGCCTATGGGGACAATGCCTGTGGGTCCCTTCAGGTAGAGCTGGAACTTGCACCGGGAGAAAGCAAAACCCTTTTGGTGATGCTTGGTATCGGTGATGCCCGAACGGAAGGGAAAAAACGATATCAAGAATACGGTAGTCTTGAACGGTGCGAACAGGAATTGGGGGCCCTCAAAAAGGTATGGCATGGGCGGCTGGGAAGCATGACGGTCCACACCCCCGACGAGGATATCAATCATACCGTGAATGTGTGGGGCCTGTACAATTGTCTTATCACCTTTGCCTGGTCCCGGGCGGCGAGCCTCGTGTACAACGGGGAACGGGATGGGCTAGGTTTCCGGGACTCTGTGCAGGATATTCTGGGGGTTGTCGCGGCCATTCCCGAAATGGCCCGGGAACGGCTCGAATTGATGCTCTCGGGCCAGCTATCCAATGGCGGGGCAATTCCGGTGATCAAGCCCTTTGAGCATCGGCCGGGTCATGAAAAGGCCCCGCCGGCAGAGGAATTCCGGTCCGACGACTGTCTCTGGTTTTTCAACGCGGTGCCCGCCTACGTGGCAGAAACGGGGGATTTCGATTTCTACAAGAAGGTTATTCCCTACGCGGATCAGGGCTCCGATACCGTCTTCGGGCACCTGAAGCGGGCCCTGCTGTTCAACCTTGAACGGCGGGGGGCCCACGGCATCCCCTGTGGTCTTTCGGCGGACTGGAACGACTGTCTTCGGCTGGGATATCGGGGAGAAAGTCTCTTTGTGGCCTTTCAGGTCCGATTGGGGCTGACGGTGTACGCGGACATTGCCCATCGGCTCGGGGAAATTCAGGAAGAACAATGGGCCCTGGAGAAGCGGGACGAGATCGATCGGGCTATTCAAAAACACTGCTGGGACGGAAACTGGTTTATCTGGGCTATCACAGAAAATGGAACAGTGTATGGAACCAAGGACTACGAAGAAGGGCAGGTGTACCTGAATACCCAGGTATGGGCGGTAATTTCAGGGGCCGCCACCCCAGAGCAGGCAGAAAAAGCCATGGCTACGGTAAAAGAAAAGCTTGCCACACCATACGGCCTTATGCTCTGTGCCCCGCCCTTTAGGAAAACCACGGTGGATGTCATGCGGGCGGTGGTATTCCTGCAGGGTATAAAAGAAAATGCGGGGATCTTTAACCACACCCAGGGCTGGGGAATCATCGCAGAAACCCTGCTTGGCCATGGGGACCAGGCCTATGCCTACTGTAAAGCGGCCCTACCGGCAGCCTATAATGACCGGGCAGAAATCCGGCAGAGCGAGCCCTACGTTCAGGCCCAGACAACCTATTCCATTTATTCACCCCGCCCAGGGAACACCCGTGTATCCTGGCTTACCGGGGCGGCAGCCTGGACCTATTACAGCCTCACCCAGTACATCCTCGGCATTCGGCCCGAATATGAGGGGCTTCGCATCGATCCCTGTATTCCCTCTCATTGGAAGGGCTTTACGGTGGAACGGCGGTTCCGGGGGAAAAACCTTACCATCCGCGTAGAAAATCCGCAGGGGGTATGCAAAGGGGTTAAAGAGGTATACCTCAACGGTACAAAACTCCAGGACAACCTGGTGCGCCCTGAATTGCTGGGCCCCACCAATGAAATAGTTGCCCTCATGGGCTAAATCGGGAAATTAGTGGGTCGCCGGGTAAAGTTTCTTGAATCCCGGCGCTCCCCTCAAGGGTTAACCGAGAGGATAAAGAAGAGCCTATTCATCGGCCCGGACCACAAGTCCCTCCCGGGCCATCATAAGCTGAAGGGATGTGCGCCCCGCTATAATCTTCTGATACTGGCTTTCAAGATACTGAAGTTGCCGGTCGGTCCGGTTGGGGTCATGGTGAAACAGAACGAGTTTCCGCACCCGGGCTCGATGGGCCGCGTTAATAGCATGTTCATAGTAACTATGGCCCCAGCCAACCTTACCCGTCTCGTACTCTTTCTTCGTGTATTGGGTATCATGGATAAGCACATCCGCCCCCTGATAGAAACGATCCACCTTTTCGTTTTCTTCTTTAGCGGCAAGTTCCCCTTCCCGGGCGGCATCTTCGTTATAGGAAGGATCGTCAGGATCGGTGGGGAAAAGGTTCCGGAAGGGTTCATGATCATAGGTGGTAACAATCGAATGCCCCTGGTATTCAAAGCGATACCCCAGGCACAAAATAGGATGATTCAGATACTTGGTAATCACCCGGAGTCCCCCACCGAGATCGATGGTGGTCTCTTTTAATTGATCATATTCGATGTGGGCCGCCAGTTCACTCTGACGAACCGGCCAGTACCGATAGGAAAGCTGAGCCCCAATAATCGACTCCAGGGTCTCATCCTCGTACGAAACGGGACCCCGGATCCGCAACCGTGTAGAGGGAATAAAAATGGGCGTAAACATGGGGAACCCCATGATATGGTCCCAGTGGGTATGGGTGATAAAGATATCCGCATCGATGGGGCCCTTCTTAAAATCATTGGCCATAAGCCAATCGCCCAGGGGCTTGATACCCGTTCCCAGATCTACAATGATAAGGCGCTCATCGGCCCGAATTTCTAAACAGGACGTGTTCCCCCCATATCGAACCGTCATCGGTCCCGGACAGGGTATCGATCCCCGATCTCCCCAAAAACGTACAGTAAACATCGTTCCTCCCGGTACACCAGTCAGGACGAGGCCCGGTCCTACTCAATCTTAAGAAACACCTGGGCCTTTTCTATCTCCTTATTCACCTGTCCTTCAATCTCTTCAAAAATGGTTCGGTCAATTCCCAGATATTCCCATACTACCCCGTCAAGTTTTTCGGGGTACCGATTCCCAGAAAACCCGATTTCCATCATACTCGCAAAACGGTTGGCTACGACCACACCGTACAATACATCTTTATACGGGCCCGAATAGTCTTGATAGGCATGATGATAGGCAATCGTATCACCCACCGCCCCCTCAAGTCGCCAGGCCTTAGCAATTCGCTGTCCTACCTCTGTGTGGTCGGCCCCAAAAACCCGCTGTTCCGCCACATGAAGGGAAATTCGTTCCCGGTCTGCGATAGCCAGGGTATTCACATACTCAGTGGGGAACACCGCATTAAAGGGTATCTTTCCAATATCATGGAGCAATCCCGCCGCAAAGTATTCTTCCATCAATTTAGGGTCTACCCCCCGCTTCTTAGCTATCATCTTTGCGGCCACTCCCACACAGAGGGAATGACGCCAGAACCCATCCATCTCAAGGGCCTGGAAGTCCTTTCGACTGGTAAGATTCCGCAGGACCGCACTGGATAGGGCCAGGTTTTTCACCGTGTTGATACCGAGCATGATAATAGCCCGTACCAGGCTTGTTACCTGCTGTCCAAGCCCATAGTAGGCAGAGTTAATCAACTTTAGAACCCGTCCAACCAGGACCGGATCAAGGGAAATAACCTGGTTCAAATCGGCAGGGCTTGTGCGGGGGTTGTTACAGACCTCCAGCACCTTGGCCACCGTGGTGGGAAGACTCGGCATACTTTTGATGTAGTTATCTATTTTTCGCTCAACCTCAGGTGTCACGGGTTCCTCCCTTACCATTCAGATTCTTTAACACCTTTTCCAATTTTTTCCCCATTACCTGGGAAAGATCCGGATCCGGAAGATTCCCCGCCATGGATCGAAGATACCGAAGGGTCTCTGAAACCGGCGGAAGCCCCTGTGCACCCCCCCGGGAAGCCCGCGGGACTTCTTCCGTTTTCTCTTTTATAATCCGCTCTTCGGCCTTTCTGAGTAAGCCCCCCTGTCCTTCGAGCTTTTCCATTACATATTCCATTTTTAATCGGGCTTCGCTCCGTTGAAATGCCCGCTTTTGCTCTTCCGGGAGTTGTTCCGTAAGTTCCTTAAGGTACCGGAAAAGTTCCAACGGCGGTGGAGCAGGAGACTTCCCCTCATAGGGTCTTTCTGCTTCAGGGGATATTCCTGTTGGAGAAGAAGGGGTATCAGGACCCGCCTCTACACTTGGAGAACCCACCGATTCCTCCGGTGAGGGCACCCTACTAGCAGGGCCGACAGGTGATTGGGGCTCCTCTCGAGGAGAAAAGGAAGGCCTCTGAGAGAGAGGAGACAGAGCAGAGTCCCCCTCAGGGGCACGAGAAGAAGGGGGGCCCTCTTCCATCGGAATGCCAGAAAGCATAGGGGAACCCTCCGCTTCTTCCTCTTCCTTTTCCAATCGATCGAGTTCTCTCTCTTCCGCGAGAAGATCCTCAAGGGAGGGAAGTTCCTCCATCCCCGCTTCCAGATCCAGGGGCTCTTCCTCCAGAGGAGGAAGGGGTTCCTGGACGTCCTGAAGGCCCCCTTCGTCTTCAAAAAGAAGAGCCTCGTCCCAGAGGTCACTGTCTTCCAATTCAGGGAAGAGGTCATCCGGCAAGGGTTCGGTGTATTCCGGGGCATTCTCCAACTCATCAGGGAAGTTTTCCGATTCCGGCAGGTTCTCTTCTGCTTCCGGTAAAGGCTCTAGTTGGTCTACCGTACTGTCCTCTCCCTCTGGTAAAAGTTCCGGTTCTTCGGCACTTTGGTCCTCCGGTTCCAGAGATACGGTTTCTAATGGCAGGTTTGCCTCGGGCTCTTCAAGGACCGAATCGGAGAGTTCCGCCGCCGAAAGGGGTTCTTCTTCTAGAGGTTCTTCCAGGGCTTGTGGGGTCTCTGTTCCCTCATCTTCAGGGGATAGCCAATTTTCCCCATCCAATTCTTCTTCCAGGGGTTCAATCTCTTCTAAAGGAATATCATCTAACGAAAGGTCCCCTTCTTCCTCCTCTATATCCGGCAACGGCGGAAGGATGGGCTCCTCTTCGTCGCTCATAGGCAACGGTTCTTGCTCAGACAGAGGCTCTTTCGGGCCCTTTTCTGGCATTCCCCGGGAAGGAGGAGAAGGACGCCCCGAGGGAGACGATGCGGGAGAGGAGGGAGAAAAAGGCGGAGCATAGTCCAACGGTCCTGGTCGAAAATCAGCGGGGGGCGTGTAGGAAGGAGGCTGCACAGGGGGCGCCGCCATAGGGGGCGGCCCATATGAGGGGGAAGGCGCCGATGGGTAAGGTCCCGGAGGAGGAGGAGGAGGAGACAGTTGATATGCCGGGGCAGGTGAAGGACTCGAAGGAGTCACCCCCGAAAAGGGCTGAGCAGGGGACCCACTCCCCAGGGGAGGAAACGCCGCCGGGCCCATATTCGGTTGGGGAGGAATGGAAGAAACAATGGGGGGGAAGGAAACTGGCGGGACCATATTCCCCGAATACGGAAAAGAACCTGGCTGTCCCGGGAACTCCCCGGGGGGATTTTCCGGCGGCACCCTTTCTTTTTGCGGGGGTCTCGGGGGAAGGTCCTCTGAAAGAGCCTCGGCGCCGGCATCTCCGGGCGGTTCTCCTTCCGAGGAAAAAGGCGCCCCTTCCCTTTCCCCTCCTTCTTCCCGGGGGGACCCTTCCACTAATCCAGCCCAGCTATCACGAGGAAGGGGTTCTTCTTCGGGGAGGGTGAACGTATCCTCCGGCACAACCTCTTCTTCTTCCGGTTCTGGCTCTTCGATGGTCTCCACATCTTCTATAAAAAGGGTGTCCGCATCTTCTTCTATACTCACCTTTTCTGTGGTTCCCAACAGCAGCGTATCCAGTTCCGGCTCTTCTTCCGGAACTTGTTCCGCCAAACGGCTCACGTTCTTTTTCCAGATATCCGTCAGGGAACCCGCATACTGGCGAATTATTTTTTCATACATCTCAAGGGAGGCATTTAAATCACTAATGTCTTCGGGGGTGGCCCGCTTTCCCTGGAGATTGATAAGGGCATCCACCGTTCGCAGGGCCCGTTCCACATTGCCCGTTTTTTCCTGCAACTGGGCAAGGCTCGCCAGGGCTTCCGTATCATGGGGATTCTGGCGAACCAGTTCCTCTAGAATCTGGATGGCATGAGGATAATGCCCCATTTCTCCATAGAGCCGGGCAAGAAGGAATTTTGCATCCCTATCCTGGGGTCTTTTTTGAAGATAGGAAAGCAACCGCTGTTCTGCCTCAGGGTACTGATGATTCTGAAAATGAAGATCCGCGAGGTCAAGATAAAAAGAATAATTGGTGGGATCTATCTGTAAAATCTTTTCAAAGATCTTCTGGGCTTCGCTGGTTTTTCCAATGGCCCGCAGGGCCACCCCTTTTATCCGGAGGGCCTGAACGTTCCGTTCGTCCCATTCCAGGGCCCGCTCGGCCTGTTCCAGCGCCTCAGGATAGCGCTGTAACTTCAGGTACAACGACGCCAGCCGAAGGCGTACTTCGATACTATCGGGAACTAACTTTACCAGCCGCTCTAGTTCTACCAGGGCATCACCCAATTTACCCACCGATTCAAGGGCATACTCCAGATTCACCACCGCCTTTACCGAATGGGGATCCAGTTCAAGGGCCTGGCGATACTCCCGGATGGCCTCTTCAAAATTTCCCTCGTCGGCAAAGATAAGGCCCCTATTGTTGTGGGCCTCCGCATTATCCGGATCGATAGCGAGGATCCGTCGAAAACCCTCCAGGGCCTCCCGATGATGGCCCTGTTTATATTGAATCAGGGCCAGGTTGTTCATCGCTTCTATCCAGCCTGGCCGGGCCCGGAGGGCCGCCTCGTATTCCGCGGCGGCCCTATCCAGCTGCCCCTGGGCTTCCAAGGCAATACCGTAATTAAAATGGAGGGTTGGATTGTTTCTATCTAAACTAAGCCCCTTCTTGTACACCTCACAGGCCCGGTCCCATTCGTGGAGCTTTTCGTACATGGTTCCCAGGTTGTTGTAGGCCGGGATATACCGGTTATCCAGCTCTATCACCCGGGCATAGGCCATGGCCGCGGCCTTGTAGTTGTGGGTCTGCTTGTAAATATTGGCCATGTTGTAGTGGAGTTCCACCCGGCCAGGATCGAGTTCCAGGGCCTTTTCGAGCATGTCCAAGGCTTCGGTGAAGCGTTCCTGACGCCGGTAGATTACCGCCAGATTATTCAGGGCCTCCAGATCCCGGGGGTTTTCTGCAAGGAGTTCCTTAAAAATTTTCTCCGCCTCAGCGTGCTTTTCTTCCTTTGCAAGGGTAATTCCCAAGAGAAGGCGGGCTTCCCGCGAAGGAGGATTCTGTTGAAGATAGAGGAGGAGCAACCGTTCCGCTTCCCGATAATCTCCCAGGCGAAACGCACCCCGGGCTCGTTCCCACAGGCTTTGTATGTCAACGGAACTCATGGTTCAATCCTTCCGGGACGTGCAGCAACTTCCCGAGAAAGTTCTCCCTCCTGGGGAGGCTGGGCGCTATCGTAGGCCGCCACAGCAAAATAGTACACCCGCCCATTCTGCAATCCTTCGATTACCACGCTCGTTGTAGGTCCCAGCCGAATGGGGGACGGGCCCTGCGCTGCATCGGTTCCAAAATATTCTCCGCTGGCCATTCCATAGTATACCACATATCCCGCCACATCGGTATCCGCGCTGGGCTTCCACCGAAGCTCTACCGCACCGTTCCGCGGAATAGCCACCAGTTGAGACGGCGGCGGTGGGGGCCTATCAGGCTCATAGGAAAGTCGTATTTCCTGTAAGGAAGGGCTCTGTTTCCCATCAGAAGAAGCGTAGAATTCGGCCCGAATTTGCACATAGCGGCCTCGAGGAAACTCCGAACCCAGCGGGATACCGGGACGAACCGGGATCCATTCCTTTTCTCCCCCTTCAATCGGGGCATCTAACATCCGTACATAGAGACGTATTTCCGGAGCCAGCCATGGGGTGGAAGAAACGCCCCGATCCTCTATTTTAGGATAGGCTATGGCATCGAGGCGCAGAAGGCGGGAATTGGGAAACCCCAGATCAAGGGGCCGGCTCACCACATAGCCCCCCGCCGGAGGCAGTCGGGAGAGCACGGGCCGTTCCACATAGACAGAGTGAATGACCACCTCATCCATAGCCCCCGTATACCGTTGCCCCAGGATGAATTCGCCACTCCGGCCCACCAGGGGAGCATACAGGGTACCCCCTTCCCGACCTGTAGAGGTGGTATACGCGACCCCCTCAATCTGGCCATTCACCAGGTATTCCAGGAGACCCGTTTTTGCTTCATAACGAATTAAATGATGGGACCAGCTCTTAGGGAGGGGAGTCGTAAGACCCCGCAGGGATATGGTAGTTCCCTGCCGTTCATCGGGGGAGACAAAGAAGTCCTGAAAAATCCATTCCAACCGATTTCTCGTTATCTGGCAGCGGATCCGCTGGAACACCTGCTTCCCATCCGGCCTTTGATGAATACCACTCCAGTCCAGAATTTGCTGCCCATTTTCCATCGTATAGGGGTACAACCAGAATTCGATAGAAAAGTCCTCGATCCGCCGGGGGCCCCTAAACAGAGCATCCTGACGGGGAAACACCTTTATCCCCACCGAAGCAGTCAGAGAGTTCCCCCCCAACGCCCCCTGGATATTCCCGCTTCCCCCCCCGGGATTTCCCTGGGGATTTCCGCTGCTTGTTCCGGCACCTCCCTGGTTTTCCTCCAGGGCCCCAAAGACAGCTACCCCGGCACCGCGCCAGGCCTGGGAACTGCCGCCGGCCAGCACCGAAGAACTCACCACCAGGTCATAACGCCCCTGTTGATCTCGATACTGAGATGGGACCGGCTCATCAAAGGAAAGGGCCAGATCCACCGTAGGCGAAAGCGATGCTCCCTCAGAAACCGAAGAAAGGACCAAAAAGGAAGAGCCCCCTCGCACTTCTTCCCGGACTCCCCACCGTTCCTGGACCAGGGACCACCCCTCTTTTCCACCCAGACGAAGAACTGGATACTGCTGGGCCACCGCCAGCGGAACCATGAGAAAAAAAGAAATTGCCAGTACCCCTCCAAGGGCTATGCTCTGTCGCTTCATCTATCGTATCTTATAGTATATCGGAACATTACGGCCATGAATCGATCGAATACCCTTGATTATAGCGAATTGAAACGATTCGTAAAGAGCGCCCCCTTGAACCCCGGGGTGTACCTGATGAAGGATCGGGAAGGGCACATCATTTATGTGGGGAAGGCCAAGGTACTGCGCCATCGGCTTGCCTCGTATTTCAATGGCCCCAAGGATATTAAAACGAGAACCCTCCTTTCTCATCTTGCCAGCATAGAAACCATTGTGGTTTCCAATGAATACGAAGCCCTGCTCCTGGAAAACACCCTGATAAAACAGCACAGTCCCCGATACAACATCAACCTTAAAGATGGAAAAACCTACCCCGTCGTTCGTATCACCCACGAACCCTTTCCCCGGGTCTTTAAAACCCGTTACATTGTCCAGGATGGATCTGAATATTACGGTCCCTACCCCAATGTGGGGGCCCTCGAAAACCTTCTGGACATCATAAAAACCCTTTTTCCCCTGCGACATTGCAAAACCCTTAAAAAACGGGAACACCCCTGTCTCTACTACCACATGGGTCGATGCAGCGCACCCTGCGCGGGTAAAATTGATGAACAAACCTACGCATCCTACATCGAGCAAGTTCGGGAGTTGCTTTCCGGTAAAACAGAAAAACTCCTTCAGGACCTCCAGAAAAAAATGGAAGAAGCCGCAACTCGCCTTGCCTTTGAAGAAGCGGCCCGCTACCGGGATGCCATTCGGCACATTGAAGAACTTTCCCACACCAACGCGGTGGTGGACTTCGACCCCCAGGCCCGGGACTACATTACCTGGGCAAGCGAAGGGGTATTCACAGTCTTTTCGGTGTTCTCCATGCGGGAAGGAAAACTCATTGGCCGGGAATTGTACCGAACCCGCTCCGCCGCCGAAACCAGCGAATCGATACAACAGTTTCTCCTTTCTTATTACAACGACACCCACCGGCCCCCTCCCTTCATCTTTTTTCAGGAAAAGGTGGAAGGCCTTGAGGAGGTCCAGCGCTTCTTCTCCGAGGCATTCCATGAACACCCCGGCTTTTTCTTTGGCACTGAAAAAAGCACCGCGGGGGAAAAAATCACCCCTAACGAAGAGGCAGCCGAGAAAGGGGCATACTTCTCCCAGGATCAGCGACACGGG contains these protein-coding regions:
- the uvrC gene encoding excinuclease ABC subunit UvrC, with product MNRSNTLDYSELKRFVKSAPLNPGVYLMKDREGHIIYVGKAKVLRHRLASYFNGPKDIKTRTLLSHLASIETIVVSNEYEALLLENTLIKQHSPRYNINLKDGKTYPVVRITHEPFPRVFKTRYIVQDGSEYYGPYPNVGALENLLDIIKTLFPLRHCKTLKKREHPCLYYHMGRCSAPCAGKIDEQTYASYIEQVRELLSGKTEKLLQDLQKKMEEAATRLAFEEAARYRDAIRHIEELSHTNAVVDFDPQARDYITWASEGVFTVFSVFSMREGKLIGRELYRTRSAAETSESIQQFLLSYYNDTHRPPPFIFFQEKVEGLEEVQRFFSEAFHEHPGFFFGTEKSTAGEKITPNEEAAEKGAYFSQDQRHGAILALAHQNAKEELIRIIRERGEGPALEELQRVLQLPALPYRIEGFDVAHLGGRHTVASLISFVGGRPDKKNYRYFKIRTLEGKIDDYEALREALSRRYSRLLAEEAELPDLILIDGGLGQANAAHSIITALGLSIPVVGLAKQEEELWLPAAASPIRLDQRSEALRLLQFIRDETHRFATGLNQRLRSRDLQLSTLEAIPGIGEKRAIHLIRAFGSLENLRKASLEEILPHVEQRADVARAVLEALRGPAQSP
- a CDS encoding fibronectin type III domain-containing protein produces the protein MKRQSIALGGVLAISFFLMVPLAVAQQYPVLRLGGKEGWSLVQERWGVREEVRGGSSFLVLSSVSEGASLSPTVDLALSFDEPVPSQYRDQQGRYDLVVSSSVLAGGSSQAWRGAGVAVFGALEENQGGAGTSSGNPQGNPGGGSGNIQGALGGNSLTASVGIKVFPRQDALFRGPRRIEDFSIEFWLYPYTMENGQQILDWSGIHQRPDGKQVFQRIRCQITRNRLEWIFQDFFVSPDERQGTTISLRGLTTPLPKSWSHHLIRYEAKTGLLEYLVNGQIEGVAYTTSTGREGGTLYAPLVGRSGEFILGQRYTGAMDEVVIHSVYVERPVLSRLPPAGGYVVSRPLDLGFPNSRLLRLDAIAYPKIEDRGVSSTPWLAPEIRLYVRMLDAPIEGGEKEWIPVRPGIPLGSEFPRGRYVQIRAEFYASSDGKQSPSLQEIRLSYEPDRPPPPPSQLVAIPRNGAVELRWKPSADTDVAGYVVYYGMASGEYFGTDAAQGPSPIRLGPTTSVVIEGLQNGRVYYFAVAAYDSAQPPQEGELSREVAARPGRIEP